In one window of Pseudochaenichthys georgianus chromosome 5, fPseGeo1.2, whole genome shotgun sequence DNA:
- the rbl1 gene encoding LOW QUALITY PROTEIN: retinoblastoma-like protein 1 (The sequence of the model RefSeq protein was modified relative to this genomic sequence to represent the inferred CDS: inserted 1 base in 1 codon; deleted 5 bases in 3 codons), with the protein MRGEESSDSESGRMEESSVRRSLETLCQELNMDEQTAAETLENFTAIWNTYTLEGEVVHWLACSLYAACRKGSTPTVGKGLMEGNCVSLTRILRTAKLSLIQFFSKMRKWADMSSLSQDFRLRMDRLERNFEVSTVIFRKFEPIFMDMFQNPQGGEPPRQPRSRKHRRLPCHISDVFKFCWTLFVYTKGNFRMIGDDLVNSYHLLLCCLDLVFGNALLCANRKDLINPTFRGLPALYRADGHVSPDQPPPCVLERLCELHDGLVVEAKGIKQHYFKPYIQKLYQKQILRGNEDNLTELLDPQSFIDNNKAINREYEEYVLTVGDFDERVFLGADADEEIGTPRKTVQETSASRNNAQSQMKQHVEKSASLAPSTPLTGRVYLKEKDLLVTPVSSATQSVSRLQSMVSGLRTAPSENMLQVFRSCSRNPTESLLARVKTLGQTFKEHYTNDSADMPGSHIDFAENRLKLAEILYYKVLENVMVQETKRLPGKDMSVLLEQDMFHCSLMACCLEVVLFSYSSQRTFPWIINIFKLTPFYFFKVIEVFIRSEEGLSRDMVKHLNLIEEQVLDSRAWSADSALWSVLQAAGNKVPTVEEVNFSSSLDTGSGPGSSGVQSHLPMLALSPIIHPRIKEFRSGLGSARKDVPPSPLSLHDRYSSPAAGSAKRRLFGRGGAPCSASLCKKTHLGRLYPQSRSFGQDPSFMTIGLNNDRTITLIPVQPCDSSGTITAQFLLTTSPSRPPPPPPMTSDPPAAGSGRPRRTGSLALFFRKVYHLASLRLRDLCVKMDVSSELRGKIWTCFGHAVGSLTALMKDRHLDQLMLCCVYIISKITKETHTFHDIMKCYRGQPQASSHVYRSVLLRHTPREQVTDENMDVDPVSGGESAEKTNQAPGEANATTNQERRNAGDLIQFYNSVFVXEMKSFALRYAVHDNRVDPPPLSPFPSVRAASLPRRVSQRHSLYVSPTRTLRPASHRTPTHTGSTAAPPRSCRTLTGDSSGLGQQEEGLHHGGRRDDVISVRLPQ; encoded by the exons ATGCGGGGCGAAGAGTCGTCCGATTCTGAGTCGGGCAGGATGGAGGAGAGCTCGGTTCGGAGGAGCCTGGAGACTCTGTGCCAGGAACTGAACATGGACGAGCAGACAGCCGCAGAAACACTGGAGAACTTCACTGCCATCTGGAACACATACACCCTGGAG ggGGAGGTGGTGCACTGGTTGGCCTGCTCTCTGTACGCTGCCTGCAGGAAGGGCTCCACTCCCACCGTGGGTAAAGGACTGATGGAGGGAAACTGCGTGTCTCTCACCAGGATCCTCCGCACCGCCAAACTCAG tctgATCCAGTTCTTCTCGAAGATGAGGAAGTGGGCCGACATGTCGAGCCTCTCTCAGGACTTCCGGCTGCGCATGGATCGACTCGAGAGGAACTTCGAGGTCTCGACCGTCATCTTCCGCAAGTTTGAGCCCATCTTCATGGACATGTTCCAAAACCCGCAGGGGGGGGAGCCGCCTCGACAGCCACGCAGCAGGAAGCACAG GAGGTTGCCGTGTCACATCAGCGATGTGTTCAAGTTCTGCTGGACTCTGTTTGTCTACACAAAAG GTAACTTCCGTATGATCGGAGACGACCTGGTGAACTCGTACCACCTGCTGCTCTGCTGCCTGGACCTGGTGTTCGGAAACGCTCTGCTCTGCGCCAACAGGAAGGACCTCATCAACCCCACCTTCAGAg gcctgCCTGCTCTGTACCGCGCTGACGGCCACGTGTCTCCGGACCAGCCCCCCCCCTGTGTGTTGGAGCGTCTCTGTGAGCTGCATGATGGCCTGGTGGTCGAGGCCAAGGGGATCAAACAGCACTACTTCAAACCATACATCCAGAAACTGTACCAgaaacag ATCCTGAGAGGAAACGAGGATAATTTGACCGAGCTGTTGGACCCTCAGAGCTTCATCGATAACAA CAAAGCCATAAACAGGGAGTATGAGGAGTACGTTCTGACGGTGGGAGATTTCGACGAGCGAGTGTTTCTCGGCGCGGACGCTGACGAGGAAATCGGGACGCCGAGGAAGACCGTCCAGGAAACGTCTGCGAGCCGAAACAACGCTCAGAGTCAGATGAAGCAACACGTGgagaag tcGGCCTCTCTCGCCCCCTCCACCCCTCTCACAGGGCGGGTGTATCTGAAGGAGAAGGATCTGCTCGTGACTCCCGTTTCCTCGGCAACGCAGAGTGTCAGCCGGCTGCAGAGCATGGTGTCCGGTCTGAGGACGGCGCCGAGCGAAAACATGCTGCAGGTCTTCAG GTCGTGTTCCAGAAATCCCACCGAGTCGCTGCTGGCCAGAGTCAAGACCCTCGGACAGACGTTCAAAGAACATTACACCAACGACTCCGCGGACATGCCCGGCTCTCATATAg ATTTTGCAGAGAATCGTCTGAAGCTGGCAGAGATCCTCTACTACAAAGTCCTGGAGAACGTCATGGTGCAGGAGACCAAGCGCCTGCCTGGGAAAGACATGAGT gtgtTATTGGAGCAGGACATGTTCCACTGCTCTCTGATGGCGTGCTGTCTGGAGGTCGTTCTGTTCtcctacagctcccagaggaCCTTCCCCTGGATCATCAACATCTTCAAACTCACACCCTTCTACTTCTttaag gtgatCGAGGTGTTCATCCGCTCGGAGGAAGGTCTCTCCAGAGACATGGTGAAGCACCTGAACCTGATCGAGGAGCAGGTGCTGGACAGCAGGGCCTGGAGCGCAGACTCTGCCCTCTGGAGCGTCTTGCAGGCTGCAGGCAACAAAGTGCCCACAGTGGAGGAG GTGAATTTCTCCTCCAGTCTGGACACGGGTTCAGGTCCTGGCTCCAGTGGAGTTCAGTCTCACCTGCCGATGCTCGCCCTCTCGCCCATCATCCACCCCCGCATCAAAGAGTTCAGATCGGGCCTGGGCAGCGCACGCAAAG ACGTGCCTCCCTCCCCGCTGTCGCTCCACGACAGGTACAGCTCTCCAGCGGCAGGCAGCGCCAAGCGGCGTCTCTTCG GGCGGGGGGGGGCACCGTGCTCAGCATCCCTCTGCAAG aaaacccatctcggccgcttgtatccgcaatctcgttctttcggtcaggacccatccttcatgaccatag ggctgAATAACGACCGCACCATCACGCTGATCCCAGTTCAGCCGTGTGATTCCTCCGGTACGATCACCGCTCAGTTCCTGCTCACCACCTCCCCGAGtcgcccccctcctccccctcccatgacctctgaccccccggCGGCAGGAAGCGGACGCCCGCGACGCACCGGCTCCCTCGCGCTGTTCTTCAGGAAG GTGTATCACCTGGCCAGTTTGCGTCTGAGGGATCTGTGT GTGAAGATGGACGTGTCGTCGGAGCTGCGGGGAAAGATCTGGACGTGTTTCGGACACGCTGTTGGTTCACTG ACGGCTCTGATGAAGGACCGACACCTCGACCAGCTGATGCTCTGCTGCGTGTACATCATATCAA AGATCACCAAAGAGACTCACACCTTCCACGACATCATGAAGTGTTACCGTGGCCAACCACAGGCCAGCAGCCAt GTGTACCGCAGTGTGTTACTGCGTCACACTCCCAGAGAGCAGGTGACTGACGAGAACATGGATGTGGATCCTGTCTCAGGTGGAGAAT CGGCAGAGAAGACCAATCAGGCGCCAGGAGAAGCCAACGCGACCACCAATCAGGAGAGGAGGAACGCGGGTGACCTCATCCAGTTCTACAACAGCGTCTTCG CTGAGATGAAGAGCTTCGCGCTGAGATACGCCGTCCATGACAACCGG gtggaccccccccccctctctccgtTCCCCTCGGTGCGCGCT GCCTCTCTCCCCCGCAGGGTTTCTCAGAGACACTCGCTCTACGTTTCTCCCACAAGAACTCTGCGGCCTGCCTCACACCGAACTCCTACACATACAGGATCAACAGCAGCCCCTCCAag gaGTTGTCGGACCTTAACCGGTGATTCGTCAGGGCTCGGTCAGCAGGAAGAGGGCCTTCACCATGGAGGGCGACGTGATGATGTCATCAGCGTGCGACTCCCCCAGTAA